The DNA segment actagagtctggatgaaaaatatgccttagtgtttaaaaactagagtctgcatgtccctttaacacatctcatacatgtattaatattagtCACCTCTTTAACTCTATTTTGCTTGTATTTCTTCCTtatttttctctattttttTACACTAGTTTTTAAGTGTATGATTTTAACACATCTCCTATTACTATTAGTCACCAACTTAACTCTATTTTGCTTGtacttcttctttatttttctatattttcctTGACAAAAAAATTAGCAAAAAACCTCCACCGAACTTGACATTTTATGCTCTTTATTTGCTTAGAGTCGTCATCGCATGGAAGAGTCAGAGTCGCAAAAACAGCTGACACCAAATTACCAGTTCCTTTGAGGTGACCACGGCTTTACATTAAGCACATGGCTTGCAGCCGTGGCTCCTCACAAAAATTCTACATCAGCCTGTCAAGCAATTTCTGTCCAAGAAATTTATTCAATTAGTGATCTTTTCAGCgattacacaattttaaaatattcctgGGTTTCGCCTCCTGGTCGCAGAGCTGCAGGCAGTATCTGCGATAATTATGGAACTGCAGGGTCGTACTAAGCAAGCCCATCAACTAAATCCAAGCCGGTTTGGCATATGGCTGATGTGATTACATATGACCCAGTTTTTAGGGACATGAATTTGCATGGAGATTGCCCGGTACTGCCGAGGAATGTGCCTGCGCCAATCACTCGATATTAATTATTGCGAGTTCGCTGTATTCCACTTGTTAGCGTCCGTCACGAGCAAGCAATGATGATCCCTTCATTGGAGCCGTAATTCAGATTTACATTTGCATAATTAAATCCCGGCCCATAAAATGCAGTGCCCAATACACATTTGGCGGGGAAATTCTGTTTCAATTGCTTCAGTAATTATGATTGATTGTGGCATTTTCTCATCTTGTGATGCCGAGAAATATggtaacatttcatctatatTCACAAAGCAAATAAAGCCTACCTGAAAACTCTGCTTAATTTTGCACACTATTTCCATATCATCGTGTGTACAGCTCAAATAGGTCCTATTCAACAATATTGGACGTTCTCATAATTTCCGCAAATTCTATTAGGTCCACTCATGAGGGCCTGTGCAATGCcatttacatattatttcacTCTGTACATCGAGTTATTAGCTTTTGCGAACGCAGAACCCATGGACATAAAATCGTTCTAAATTAAGACAGTCTTGATTTGCCCATGGTGGTTAATGAATTAAACTCCATTTATTTTAGATAAACACATCACAGAAAGGGCTGGGATTGCCGACATTTGTTTTATAACGAAAACAATGTCCGTGGTGCGAATACTTGAAAAGAAAATTGAAACTAAAAgctttaaaactgaaaataagtaaaactgaaaataaatacatgaaaatgTCTTTTGAGTGTAAAAACTACAAAATAGGTAATTGAATGTTgggattattttgttttcaaaattgtgaTTAGCGACAGTTGTTAAGtgattaaaaattgattaacaAGTACcagttaatgtttaaaatgcataGTGATCTCTAAAAcaatgtgatactgaacaaaattctCCCTGGAATATATTAAACTCAATATTTGAAATGTCACCAAAGGACAATTAAAATACAGCCCAAACTGTCTATTATGGCCACCCTTACATGGgctttatagattatttcaagtgccttttttaaaaagtgatggTAAATCAAGGTGTCTGTTACAGATGATGATAGTATGTTTTTTATATTCTATGGCTTCTATCAAGaggttgaaatattttaatttatgaggataaaaacaatcaacaagAACTCACTGTTTGGGgattaactattaattaatatttaaaaacacaaagtctCAATTGGCTATTAGATAACTCGAccttgacctacatgtataataataatactgatcAACCAaatttgaccttgacctacaTGCATATTATACAGATCAACCATTAGATAATCTAGACCTTGAACTTGGGTGTAATTCTGTCAACTtgatcagggtttctgccagagggtatgaagtgtaaaattatgtaccgtaatattttgaaaatttaagaatacatttttaatacttttcaaaaaatgtatagtaagagaactgctgtttaaaaattGTCAAAGTACATGGAATGTAATGTTCactttcaaaagatttcaaacccataaccaccctGGGGAACTTATGATCGGGTTTGTTTTTCTTACGTACATCAAATTATTCTCTGGCAGAAAGTCTGTTGCTGCATACTTGTAAAAACCAAGGATATTCAATTTTGCATGTCTTTGACCGTAACCTTTCCTACAGTCAGATCTCCAAACTTAAATGATAACATAAGAGAAATCAGGCCATATTACGTCTTCAAGCATACATACCAAGCTGCTGTGCTATGTCTTCCATTGTTCTTAAAGCTGAAGGAATCTTGTCTGTGGTAGTCATCACATCAATTTCGCCAACCATGAACCCATTGTCTGCAAGGTCAAGGTCGATACTGCAGTTCGGGAGCTtgtatgtttttcttgttgTAGTGATGGTTGCAAATTCCGTCAATTCCCCAGCCTTGATAACATCAAGAACAGAAGATGGTGTTACAGGCACACCAAGCTTCAGCTTCTGTAGGAGGGTGTTAATGATGTCTGACTCTTTGGTAAGTTCAACACATTGCATCGTAATGTCAGAACTGTTGGCTTGGTTTCCTACAACACTGTCCTTCAACTGCCATTCGTCCTTCCTCTTTCGTAGCCAGCAGTCAGCGAGAGTCAGAGTGTAATCAAGATTATCGTAATACACGTCAGTGAATGACTTGGTTTTCAAGAGAGTAGCACCAATGTTGATCAGCTTCTGCTCCGTGTCGGCAGTGATGTTAAACTTCCGTTCAATCTCAATCGGTTCGCTcttcactaccaccaccacgttGGTCTGGCTAGTGGAGACTTCAGACTTTGAGATGTCTCTATGTCTGCTAACCTCCTTCAGATTAATTGTTCGGCCAACCTCATCCTGACTATCAGAAGACTGTCCAAGCCTTACTGTTTGCTCTGTCAAAGACGTCATCTCTGTTTTTATCTCCATCTGCGACCTTTCTTCAACATTCTGTTCAGTGGTTATGGAAGTCACCAAACTGATAGTTCTGTCCAGAAACTCTGTGCTCACCTGTACAGCTGAATTCTTCTTCACTGAGATATCTGTTCCCTGAAGACTACTCAATGCCTTGTCCTCGGTCTTGACCGGATGAGCTTCATTTAAGCTGATGACCTCATTAGAAACATCATCAACACCACCAGCAGCTTCATCTAACATCCCGAGGACATCATCTACCGACAGCTGATCTATCATCTCAAGATGCTTGTCCTGCTGACTGGGATAGAACTCTGGAGAGTCTAGCTCACCTTCGGGAGACATGGGAAGCGGGAATTTCTTCTCAATATTATCGCCCTTGCAGACAAACATATGTAACAGTTCGCCAACCATTGGAGGCTGAACCAAGTCCTGTTCACTGAGAAGCATGTCGTCTTCTGTTTGGTTTGCCGTTGTCCAGGACATGCTCGATGCCTGTAGTGATGACAGAGATCTTCCGATATCAAAGGAAGCTTCTGCTTCAGCATCAGATTTTACAGCCTGTTTCGATTCTGAGGATTTGTGCTTCTTGTCCTTGATTTCTTGTAGAGTGAAATCACGAATGGACAAACCGGGCGTGTATGTGATCCTCTGAATGCTCGTCTCATTGTTGTCCTTTCTCCGACCTACATCATCAGAAACAGGTTTCACTTGTGTACTGTCCTTTACTCCAAAGGATGGTGAAAAGACACCTTGACCGCTGATGTTTGTTTTGCTGTAAACCTTGTTCTCGTCGGAGATGGGTATCCCTGCAACATCCAGAGCAGTGTCTGCTGCTTTACTGATGGAAAACTCCTCAAATGAATTCTCAGATGTTGACAGTGAAACATTCACACTCTTCTCTTCCAACACAGATTCGACTCGGGCAACAAAACAACTGTCATTTTCAGCACTATCTAGACCATGTCTCTTTTCCACACCATCTACAGATTCTTTCTTGTTCATACTACCGTTTATATGTTTAGTTTCTGTCTCTACAGTGTGTTTATTTTCTGTTCTGTCCACACTGTGTTTTTTCTCATTGATCTGGATCTCAGCTGTGGACACACTCCTAGGGTGGTGGGTCACCTCTGTGACGTGTTTGCTGCTTGTGATGTCTGCTGTCTTCTTCACCTGCCACGTTGTCGTGGAGACCCTCACAGGACTTGCTGGAGTATCACCAGGAACTGGACTCTTTGGTTCTTCTGTCTCGCTGGATCTGATATCAGCAGAGGTTTCGCCACTGTGGAGGAGGATCTTGGCAGGGCTTGAAATGAACTGCTCAGATCTGTCGGTGTAGGAATCAGCCATGTTGAATGGTCAGAAACCTGAAAATGTAAACAAGgaagttaaaatttaatgacAACATCCTAAAATGTAAATGTTGGAAAGCAAGTTTTATAAATCTgtacatatttttcaaaaacaagtATTGTTctatataccactagagtttcgagcatgtctgtcacgggtccggtctctgttccaagcttcttttttttcaaaggaCAAGGGCAGGAACACTTTTTAAGCGGCAATAAAATCTGGCattgctgaaaaatcgagaatGTTTTCATCCCATAACAACCATAATAAGTAATCTGAGAAGATACTGATTTActtcatttgttgttgttgcggtTTCCCTCTTTTCCTACAATACAATTTGTTCTTTACTATATACAGTCCTCAAAGTACTGGTCACACATGAACTTAGTACATGTAGACAGAATGTTCTGTAAgtataacactttttttttattgcacagTCCAATCTAACTAAaagttgttttgtaaaattaattaaaaggcAATTAGATCAATGCATGGTTAATTTGACCATATTTTGACTAACTGGGTCCTGGCTTCTGCCCAGTGCTTGATGCTGGTTTGGCACAACTGGCAACTGACCATTCCAACTGGAACTGTTGCTGACCACAGCTCATAAAATACTATAGAGGTCTTCATAATAAAGTCATAAATTTAACACTTCAACATGTTATTTCCACGACCGATAAATATCCAGAGAGAATactgatacatacatgtagagtgaGAGTCCAGTTTGGAGGCATACAATGTTTTGTACTGCTTGGGAGACtgataactacatgtatcatTACCATACAGATATGAAAGATAACAAAATATTCTACTTCTAgactatattatttttaaggtggccctatatacatatagtatGATAACTTCAGGTAATTATGTTGAGATGAGCTATCAACAATATAATAGCTTATATGTATAATGCATAAGCAttggaaaacaaataaactggggggagcgggagggggggggggagcagttacatattaatatgattttcaGCTGGGGGTTACCTTCAGAGTTCAGACACTTATGTCATGTAAAGCTTTTTAAAGGATTGCttataaattattttggaaggagctttttaatgatttaataataaaatccaattttaaataatttttaatacataaatgtacTTGTAAGTATATACAGAAATTATTACTGAACTTTTAAGCACTGAATATTGAATGTTTATGAATTTTAACAAATGTATACGTATACCGGAAAATGTTGATGCATTTCTCATAACTGATTTTCTTTGGGTGACTGAGGcagaataatgaaaaataaaacaaaattaaaaaacccggTCACCGTGGTCAATACTCAGATTTAAAAGCGTTTTCTCTTTCTCAAAAAATaccaattaaaaatataaaggtCTATTCGCAttactaaagaaaaaaagtattaatatataacaagaGACACACATGAGTTCAGTTTAAAACGACAATagatgaaagaaaataaatgttttggcaATGCATTTtctaattactgaaaaaaaaattgttaagtTTCCACAAAACATCTCATTATCTGTCACTGTAAAGGTGTCTGCGACCCACTGTTCATCCGTGGGAATGGGACAAAAAGAACCCACGTGTGTgaaaaaagaatataaaaataaattaacactaaatatgGTAATTGGGACCGGGGTGTTGTGAAGGAATGCAAGCTGGTGAAACTGTGCCTCGGTGATGTGAGAGAATGAAAATTAGACTGGCACCCTCATCGTAAAAATGCTGACCAGTGGATTGATCCcttcagaaaaagaaaaaaaattcatt comes from the Gigantopelta aegis isolate Gae_Host chromosome 14, Gae_host_genome, whole genome shotgun sequence genome and includes:
- the LOC121389463 gene encoding uncharacterized protein LOC121389463 → MADSYTDRSEQFISSPAKILLHSGETSADIRSSETEEPKSPVPGDTPASPVRVSTTTWQVKKTADITSSKHVTEVTHHPRSVSTAEIQINEKKHSVDRTENKHTVETETKHINGSMNKKESVDGVEKRHGLDSAENDSCFVARVESVLEEKSVNVSLSTSENSFEEFSISKAADTALDVAGIPISDENKVYSKTNISGQGVFSPSFGVKDSTQVKPVSDDVGRRKDNNETSIQRITYTPGLSIRDFTLQEIKDKKHKSSESKQAVKSDAEAEASFDIGRSLSSLQASSMSWTTANQTEDDMLLSEQDLVQPPMVGELLHMFVCKGDNIEKKFPLPMSPEGELDSPEFYPSQQDKHLEMIDQLSVDDVLGMLDEAAGGVDDVSNEVISLNEAHPVKTEDKALSSLQGTDISVKKNSAVQVSTEFLDRTISLVTSITTEQNVEERSQMEIKTEMTSLTEQTVRLGQSSDSQDEVGRTINLKEVSRHRDISKSEVSTSQTNVVVVVKSEPIEIERKFNITADTEQKLINIGATLLKTKSFTDVYYDNLDYTLTLADCWLRKRKDEWQLKDSVVGNQANSSDITMQCVELTKESDIINTLLQKLKLGVPVTPSSVLDVIKAGELTEFATITTTRKTYKLPNCSIDLDLADNGFMVGEIDVMTTTDKIPSALRTMEDIAQQLGISLLQMPQC